One segment of Leptospiraceae bacterium DNA contains the following:
- a CDS encoding DUF3108 domain-containing protein — MLRVILFLWLYSFSLCAEAFQVGEFLKYDIRLWKMTVGYSTMKVSGKILVNGEECLIFETKAQGTPWINKFFKVDDQIKSIWNIRQKLPIYSEKKLHEGFYRRNHTVNFDLNKKSAQWQGTRYSGNTDKVGVKRENVNWVENEGEFIQLPNEFQDILSAVYFQREYKSEVEIGKSFSINLFDDLKLSEMKIQILRHEKLELTVNEIEKEFDTIVVQPFIKTTGIFRSKGNIFIWISNDEKRIPLKITADLPLAGHVTVLLSEVK, encoded by the coding sequence ATGCTAAGAGTAATTCTTTTCCTATGGCTATATTCTTTTAGTCTTTGTGCGGAAGCTTTTCAAGTAGGGGAATTCTTAAAATACGATATCCGACTTTGGAAAATGACAGTCGGATATTCAACGATGAAAGTTAGCGGCAAAATACTAGTAAACGGAGAAGAATGTCTTATCTTTGAAACAAAGGCACAAGGAACACCTTGGATAAATAAGTTTTTCAAAGTTGATGATCAAATTAAAAGTATTTGGAATATACGACAGAAACTCCCGATTTATAGTGAAAAAAAATTACACGAAGGATTTTATAGACGAAACCATACTGTAAATTTTGATCTAAATAAAAAAAGTGCTCAATGGCAAGGTACTAGATATTCAGGGAATACGGATAAAGTAGGAGTAAAAAGAGAAAATGTAAACTGGGTTGAAAACGAAGGAGAATTTATCCAACTCCCCAATGAGTTTCAAGATATTCTTTCTGCTGTCTATTTTCAGCGAGAATATAAATCTGAAGTAGAAATTGGTAAATCTTTTTCTATAAATCTTTTTGATGATCTAAAACTTTCCGAAATGAAAATTCAAATACTAAGACATGAAAAATTAGAATTAACAGTAAATGAAATAGAAAAAGAATTTGATACAATCGTAGTTCAACCGTTCATTAAAACGACAGGAATTTTTCGTTCCAAAGGGAATATCTTTATATGGATTTCAAACGATGAAAAAAGAATACCACTAAAGATTACTGCTGATTTACCGCTTGCGGGACATGTCACAGTACTATTATCTGAAGTTAAATAG
- a CDS encoding DUF2330 domain-containing protein has translation MKTKLIVISVILLLAVIPFKKLMAFCGFYVAKADASLYNQASRVVVVHNDNKTVISMMNDYQGELKDFALVVPVPTILQKDQIHVGDSKIIDHLDAYSAPRLVEYFDPDPCQSYEEEDSIFDKRKKVMEMPVPTSSSAGKKDLGVKVEASYTIGEYDIQILSAKYSGGLETWLNQNGYKIPKGASAALKPYINQKLKFFVAKVNLKSMAQGLTFLRPLQFAYESPKFMLPIRLGMLNAKGEQDLLIYMLSKDGRVETTNYRTVKLPSDLEVPEFVKSDFGNFYKSMFAEQSKKENHSVVFTEYVWNMSWCDPCAAEPLTNNELQQLGVFWIGDNSNQTKGWSGGPAPVIVTRLHIRYNNQTFPEDLVFQETKDQQNFQGRYIIQHPWKGSPNQCSQAKEYFKNLQVREGQRAENYRMLTGANINEIKSKMNLKELPPEEGKVWWKKIWK, from the coding sequence ATGAAAACTAAATTGATTGTTATAAGCGTTATATTACTCTTAGCCGTTATTCCTTTTAAAAAATTAATGGCATTTTGTGGTTTCTATGTTGCCAAAGCAGATGCTAGTTTGTATAATCAAGCATCACGAGTCGTTGTTGTACACAATGACAATAAAACTGTCATAAGTATGATGAATGACTACCAAGGTGAACTGAAAGATTTCGCACTTGTAGTTCCTGTCCCTACCATTTTACAAAAAGACCAAATCCATGTTGGTGATAGTAAAATAATAGATCATTTAGATGCTTACAGTGCTCCAAGACTAGTAGAATATTTTGATCCTGATCCATGTCAGAGTTATGAGGAAGAAGATAGTATTTTTGATAAAAGAAAAAAAGTAATGGAAATGCCGGTACCAACTTCGTCATCGGCTGGGAAAAAAGACTTAGGAGTAAAAGTAGAAGCATCTTACACGATTGGTGAATACGACATACAAATATTATCCGCAAAGTATTCAGGCGGACTAGAAACCTGGCTCAATCAAAATGGTTACAAAATTCCAAAAGGTGCAAGTGCAGCTTTAAAGCCATATATCAATCAAAAGTTAAAATTTTTTGTTGCGAAAGTGAATTTAAAAAGTATGGCTCAGGGGTTAACATTCCTTCGCCCGCTTCAATTTGCATACGAATCTCCAAAGTTTATGTTACCCATTAGACTCGGAATGTTAAATGCAAAAGGGGAACAAGACTTATTAATTTATATGCTTTCAAAAGATGGTCGTGTGGAAACTACGAATTACCGCACAGTAAAACTTCCGAGTGATTTAGAAGTCCCTGAATTCGTAAAATCTGATTTCGGAAATTTTTATAAGTCTATGTTTGCCGAACAATCTAAAAAAGAAAATCACAGTGTTGTATTCACTGAATATGTATGGAATATGTCTTGGTGCGACCCATGTGCCGCTGAACCTTTAACAAATAATGAATTACAACAATTAGGAGTTTTTTGGATAGGAGATAATTCAAATCAAACAAAGGGATGGAGTGGTGGACCTGCTCCTGTGATTGTTACTCGGCTTCACATTCGATACAATAACCAAACATTTCCAGAAGATTTAGTATTTCAAGAAACAAAAGACCAACAAAATTTCCAAGGTCGTTATATCATTCAGCATCCATGGAAAGGAAGTCCAAACCAATGTTCACAAGCAAAAGAATATTTTAAAAATCTTCAAGTGAGAGAAGGGCAACGCGCAGAGAATTACAGAATGTTAACCGGAGCAAATATCAACGAAATTAAATCCAAAATGAACCTCAAAGAATTACCGCCAGAGGAAGGAAAAGTTTGGTGGAAGAAAATTTGGAAATAA
- a CDS encoding DUF2157 domain-containing protein has product MNKILRKLNQWKDSGLISESQFESIKKYEEDNAPKNIGAYTIITLGAIVICIGIISLIASNWEYLGDLAKLFIDFCVLSSLAFFTYRFKESEKKWVLETLIVSYFILILASIGLISQVYNTGGAFYQAALFWCVITLPIVLFSTGKVTTHIWFISFLFSFTSLLFETMNSFKEDEIVLIWIFSILPQILLSISFPLRASNRANLQTFGNTALFWSVFGFLFGTILISFLNLIDEKLILQSLEMVQGLLLMTVLFSGINVYLSIFQNRKLSILLIIGFTAYILQFCSHLFSFDSKLLDTFLFIIIWFIAGFIFHLLESKKLFEFAIVCIGLRFLVAYFQLFTSLIFTGFGLIFSGVFIIIICVSYIKNRDKITKYIGDLV; this is encoded by the coding sequence ATGAATAAAATTCTTAGAAAACTAAACCAATGGAAGGATTCAGGCCTAATTTCAGAATCACAGTTTGAATCCATTAAAAAGTACGAAGAAGACAATGCTCCAAAAAACATTGGGGCTTACACGATTATTACTCTAGGTGCAATCGTAATTTGTATTGGAATTATTTCTCTTATAGCTTCGAATTGGGAGTATTTGGGAGACCTTGCTAAACTATTTATCGACTTTTGTGTATTATCTAGCCTTGCCTTTTTTACATATCGATTCAAAGAAAGCGAAAAAAAATGGGTTCTAGAAACATTGATTGTATCCTATTTTATTTTGATCCTTGCGTCTATAGGACTCATTTCCCAAGTATACAACACGGGTGGTGCATTTTACCAGGCAGCTCTTTTTTGGTGTGTCATAACTCTTCCGATTGTTTTATTTTCTACAGGTAAAGTAACTACTCATATTTGGTTTATTTCGTTTTTGTTTTCATTCACTTCTTTGTTATTTGAAACTATGAATAGTTTTAAAGAAGACGAGATTGTATTGATTTGGATTTTTTCCATTTTGCCTCAAATTTTACTTTCAATTTCTTTTCCACTTAGAGCGTCTAATCGTGCTAATCTTCAAACATTTGGAAACACAGCCTTATTTTGGTCTGTGTTTGGATTTTTGTTCGGTACTATTTTGATTTCCTTTTTAAACCTTATCGATGAAAAACTAATTCTCCAGTCACTTGAAATGGTTCAGGGTTTACTTTTAATGACCGTATTATTTTCCGGAATTAATGTTTACCTTTCCATTTTCCAAAATCGAAAACTATCTATCTTGCTAATAATCGGATTTACCGCTTATATATTACAATTCTGTTCTCATCTTTTTTCTTTTGATTCAAAACTATTAGATACATTTTTATTTATTATAATATGGTTTATAGCGGGGTTTATTTTTCATTTATTAGAATCTAAAAAGTTATTTGAATTTGCTATCGTATGTATTGGACTTCGATTTTTGGTCGCGTATTTTCAATTGTTTACTAGCTTAATTTTTACAGGTTTTGGATTAATATTTTCTGGTGTATTTATCATTATAATTTGTGTATCGTATATTAAAAATAGAGACAAAATTACAAAATATATTGGAGACCTTGTATGA
- a CDS encoding GDYXXLXY domain-containing protein yields MNRNKLFLISLLIPIGALLLLTFFKAYSLSTGLKFILPISGYDPVNPISGHYVTYQVNYGVQVCAEYNEFSNEDCICLKHGEEPSHSYISECSKNLLKNCDAFLRGKCKYGRFEAGIEEYFIPEENAKDIDAIVRKGKSKIKISVTKDGHGMVEDLILVKD; encoded by the coding sequence ATGAACCGTAATAAACTTTTTTTAATTTCCCTACTTATACCTATTGGTGCTCTTCTTTTACTGACTTTTTTTAAGGCGTATTCTCTATCAACTGGATTAAAGTTTATTTTACCAATTAGTGGCTACGACCCAGTTAACCCTATATCCGGTCATTACGTGACCTACCAAGTTAATTATGGAGTACAAGTCTGTGCTGAATATAATGAATTTAGTAACGAAGATTGTATTTGCCTAAAACACGGAGAAGAACCTAGTCATTCTTATATTTCAGAGTGTTCTAAAAACTTACTAAAAAATTGCGATGCATTTTTAAGAGGAAAATGCAAATACGGTAGATTTGAAGCCGGAATAGAAGAGTATTTTATTCCGGAAGAAAATGCAAAGGACATCGATGCGATAGTTCGGAAAGGCAAATCAAAAATAAAAATTTCCGTTACTAAAGACGGACATGGAATGGTCGAAGATTTAATTCTTGTAAAAGATTGA
- a CDS encoding MCE family protein produces the protein MKIVQFILVGSLFFGAMAVVGYFTIVTDGGPLKKEAFSMKIYFPNGEGIKIGNKVTVQGVPYGYVSRINLVQVDMDGNVLPSGEEGVGTRVEVLITIPAAIKMYENYEIKIKNESLLSGRVISIDPGTSLEKDPKTNEILPNAKKNQEVNLSSSNNTNRLTGKTNDDPLVSLSELIAENRNDIRKTISNIADITGKINSGKGTLGRLINQDDIHSNVNTTLTDAQIVLRELREGLEDTREQAPVTSFIRAALSAF, from the coding sequence ATGAAAATTGTTCAGTTTATATTAGTTGGGTCTTTGTTTTTTGGTGCGATGGCAGTAGTTGGTTATTTTACTATTGTTACTGATGGCGGCCCCTTGAAAAAAGAGGCTTTTTCAATGAAGATTTACTTTCCAAATGGAGAGGGAATTAAAATTGGAAATAAAGTAACTGTTCAGGGAGTCCCTTACGGATACGTATCTCGGATTAATTTAGTACAAGTAGATATGGACGGAAATGTTTTACCGTCAGGGGAGGAGGGAGTCGGAACTAGAGTCGAGGTCTTAATTACAATACCAGCCGCTATCAAAATGTATGAAAACTACGAAATCAAAATTAAAAACGAAAGTTTGCTTTCCGGACGAGTAATATCTATTGATCCCGGAACTTCTCTAGAAAAAGATCCAAAGACAAATGAAATTTTACCAAATGCAAAAAAGAACCAAGAAGTAAATCTTTCCAGTAGTAATAATACAAATCGACTTACAGGCAAAACAAATGATGACCCATTAGTCAGTCTATCTGAGTTAATCGCCGAAAACAGAAATGATATTCGTAAAACAATTTCTAATATTGCGGACATTACTGGTAAAATAAATTCTGGAAAGGGAACACTTGGTCGTTTGATCAATCAAGATGATATTCATTCTAACGTTAACACTACATTAACCGATGCACAAATAGTTCTCCGAGAACTCCGCGAAGGACTTGAGGATACTCGTGAACAGGCGCCAGTTACTAGCTTTATCAGGGCTGCATTATCTGCATTTTAA
- a CDS encoding rhodanese-like domain-containing protein, whose product MNTTLNKEITPDMKMGEILDIYPGAKRALFQKYHIGGCSSCGFSLEESLTEVFINHKRDKEVDNAIKFIYDSAEVDRQMQISPKELKERLDKGEEIKLVDVREDWEIEIASIPNSEMITQKLAYEILNKWDKNTTIVFICHHGMRSLEATSYFKGHGLPNCKSLTGGVNLWSLEIDPSMKRY is encoded by the coding sequence ATGAATACTACTTTAAATAAAGAAATCACCCCAGACATGAAAATGGGAGAAATTTTAGACATTTACCCCGGTGCCAAAAGAGCACTATTTCAAAAATACCACATTGGCGGATGTTCCAGTTGTGGATTTTCGTTAGAAGAAAGTCTTACAGAAGTTTTTATCAATCACAAACGCGATAAAGAAGTAGATAACGCTATTAAATTTATCTACGACTCCGCAGAAGTTGATAGACAAATGCAAATTAGCCCCAAAGAGCTTAAAGAAAGATTAGACAAAGGGGAAGAAATTAAACTAGTAGACGTTCGTGAAGATTGGGAAATCGAAATAGCAAGTATTCCAAACAGTGAAATGATTACCCAAAAATTAGCGTACGAAATTCTAAATAAATGGGATAAGAACACCACTATCGTATTTATTTGTCACCACGGAATGCGTAGTTTAGAAGCTACTTCTTATTTTAAAGGACATGGACTTCCAAATTGTAAAAGCCTGACTGGTGGAGTAAATCTTTGGTCACTCGAAATTGATCCAAGCATGAAACGATACTAA
- a CDS encoding response regulator transcription factor: MNSLYKEKKITFGIVEDQISFRSNLAELIKTYKQTGEVIEFSSAEELLIYPFLTKLDFLIVDYKLKGKDGILLLGEKSIQNLSIPKLILTSFDAEGKIFEALKFGATGYMFKDELYSLNSILEVLLNGGAFISPTIAFRVVNFFKEIKKSSEGFEELTKREDEILKGLSSGLSPKEISEKLNIDVTTVRCHIRNIYKKLEVNNQIQLLQKVKDKNFI, translated from the coding sequence ATGAACTCTTTATATAAAGAAAAAAAAATTACCTTCGGAATTGTAGAAGATCAAATCTCTTTTCGTAGTAATCTAGCCGAATTAATTAAAACTTATAAACAGACAGGAGAAGTAATAGAATTTTCTTCAGCAGAAGAATTATTAATATATCCATTTCTTACGAAACTAGACTTTTTAATTGTGGATTATAAATTAAAAGGTAAAGATGGAATTTTACTTTTGGGAGAAAAATCCATTCAGAATCTTTCCATTCCAAAATTAATTTTAACTAGTTTTGATGCGGAAGGAAAAATCTTCGAAGCATTAAAATTTGGAGCAACTGGTTATATGTTTAAAGATGAATTATATTCTTTAAATTCAATTTTGGAAGTATTATTAAATGGAGGTGCATTCATTTCTCCCACGATAGCGTTTAGAGTAGTTAACTTTTTTAAGGAAATTAAAAAATCATCGGAAGGTTTTGAAGAATTAACGAAAAGAGAAGATGAGATTTTAAAGGGACTATCATCTGGGTTATCCCCTAAAGAAATTTCAGAAAAATTAAATATTGATGTCACTACGGTCAGATGTCATATCAGAAACATATACAAAAAGTTAGAAGTAAATAACCAAATTCAACTTTTACAAAAAGTAAAAGATAAAAATTTCATATAA
- a CDS encoding efflux RND transporter permease subunit has product MRYFIEFFLKRSLLVNIILVGIFILAIAAVGKMTRNKFPEVDLGTMVVSTRYPGASPKDVEQNVTRLIEDELKTVSGIDTFKSVSAENVSSITINIDINHPNQQEVKDDIRRAVDKVSGLPTEVVGRPLVRDLKASEMPVLVVGVSGDIEYEELRNMAKNIERDIRRIDGVSMVDKYAFRDKEFHVDLDPNKLEGLYIALNDVLFSISNRNIRATGGNLESYSTQRNILTLSQFETIDDIENVIIRSELGGGTVRIRDVGTVKDEFEDERMRTIFNGKQGIMLVIKKSSTADIIRVVDKIKLYLEDKQKTIPQNIKLSAVNDETRIVRNRLDVVQSNAYIGFVLVVIILIIFLDFRSSFLIALSIPISFAITFVIMKLVNADINSISLAAMIIALGMIVDQSIVISENALVYISTGKNKYEAILGATMEVILPVFASVLTTVLSFAPMFVMSGIMGKFISVIPVVIIASLTGSLLNSWFILPNHLSHVMREVKPGTIAVRTWQDNFFDNISIPYKKIMKSVLKHSYITIVITIVILIFSMWWAANKVLFNLFPPDGADTFFVYVELPDEATFNATENVVKQIEKLIKEIPEKEIAFYTAKIGTNQSNELAMPMGGDEYLAYIQVTLVPSSKRKRDAGVIMEELKQKVISNIKDTKEMRFEIQKPGPPAGKPIELHVHSDNDKDRSMFVSKIMEELKNTKGVSDITSNAKLGREEYKLDINYGTLAVTGLTVKDVANTLRIAFDGVRATSVVRNNEEIDIRVRFPAEHRQDVRNVLGLQIRNREGKLVPIKSFAKLSKVRAETAIHHTEGDVTTTVLAQTTVTTVPQKVIDSVIKKFSPELKDYPGVSFSYGGEAEKSKESVKSLLFAFIGGIIAIYLVITLLFGSITQPTIVLLAIPFGLIGVIWSFYFHGRPFSFLGLIGVIGLSGIVVNNSIMMVEFINKIVVDKMANVKKFSSKELIDDIIEGAERRLRPIVITTATTVFGLLPTAYGIGGADPFIEPMVLALAYGIIVSTFITLILIPAFYMANLDGYFFGQRLLGFVKEKFGKQNSIDPETQESVT; this is encoded by the coding sequence ATGAGATACTTTATTGAATTTTTCCTAAAACGCTCCTTACTCGTAAATATCATTTTAGTGGGTATATTTATCCTTGCAATTGCTGCCGTTGGAAAAATGACCCGAAACAAATTTCCAGAAGTTGATTTAGGTACAATGGTGGTTAGCACCCGTTATCCGGGAGCTTCTCCAAAAGATGTTGAACAAAACGTTACGCGTCTGATAGAGGATGAACTAAAAACCGTTTCTGGAATCGATACGTTTAAATCAGTCTCAGCCGAAAATGTATCAAGCATTACAATAAATATTGATATCAATCACCCAAACCAACAGGAGGTAAAGGACGATATCCGCAGAGCTGTAGATAAAGTATCAGGTTTGCCAACCGAAGTTGTAGGTCGACCACTAGTTCGCGATTTGAAGGCTTCTGAAATGCCGGTGTTAGTTGTGGGTGTATCCGGTGATATCGAATACGAAGAACTTCGTAATATGGCAAAAAATATCGAAAGAGATATTAGGCGTATTGATGGAGTTTCGATGGTGGATAAATATGCATTTAGAGATAAGGAATTTCATGTAGATCTTGATCCAAATAAATTAGAGGGATTATATATAGCTCTAAATGATGTGCTTTTTTCTATAAGTAACCGAAATATTCGTGCGACAGGCGGAAATCTAGAATCCTATTCAACACAAAGAAATATTCTCACACTTTCTCAATTTGAAACGATAGACGATATTGAAAATGTAATTATTCGTTCTGAATTGGGAGGAGGGACAGTTCGAATTCGGGATGTAGGAACTGTCAAAGACGAATTTGAAGATGAAAGAATGAGAACTATATTTAACGGCAAACAAGGTATTATGCTCGTTATAAAAAAGTCATCAACCGCCGATATCATTCGAGTTGTCGATAAAATCAAACTTTACTTAGAAGACAAACAAAAAACAATTCCACAAAACATTAAACTTTCGGCAGTCAACGATGAAACTCGTATCGTAAGAAATAGATTAGACGTAGTGCAATCAAATGCATATATAGGCTTTGTTTTAGTAGTGATTATCCTAATTATTTTTCTAGATTTTCGATCTTCTTTTCTAATTGCATTAAGTATTCCAATTTCATTCGCTATAACGTTCGTAATTATGAAATTAGTAAACGCGGATATTAATTCTATATCTTTGGCAGCAATGATTATAGCTCTGGGGATGATCGTAGACCAATCCATAGTGATTTCAGAAAATGCGTTAGTATATATTTCTACTGGAAAAAATAAATACGAAGCTATCCTTGGTGCAACTATGGAAGTTATACTTCCTGTATTTGCATCGGTTCTAACTACTGTTCTTTCCTTTGCACCTATGTTTGTTATGAGTGGGATAATGGGAAAGTTTATATCGGTTATCCCCGTAGTTATAATCGCATCTTTGACTGGATCTTTGTTGAACTCATGGTTTATTTTGCCGAATCATTTGTCTCATGTAATGAGAGAGGTGAAACCTGGAACAATTGCTGTAAGAACTTGGCAGGATAATTTTTTTGATAATATTTCAATCCCATATAAAAAAATTATGAAATCTGTTTTAAAACATAGTTACATTACAATTGTAATTACAATTGTAATCTTAATATTTTCTATGTGGTGGGCTGCAAATAAGGTATTATTTAATTTATTTCCACCGGATGGTGCTGATACTTTTTTTGTTTATGTCGAACTTCCTGACGAAGCTACGTTTAATGCAACTGAAAATGTTGTAAAACAAATTGAAAAACTTATAAAAGAAATTCCAGAGAAAGAAATAGCCTTTTATACTGCAAAAATCGGAACAAATCAATCCAATGAATTGGCGATGCCAATGGGAGGAGACGAATACCTTGCTTATATACAAGTAACGTTAGTTCCTTCATCCAAAAGGAAAAGAGATGCCGGTGTAATTATGGAAGAATTGAAACAAAAAGTTATATCTAATATAAAAGATACAAAGGAAATGCGATTTGAAATACAAAAGCCCGGTCCGCCTGCTGGAAAACCAATTGAGCTTCATGTACATTCAGACAATGATAAAGATAGATCTATGTTTGTTTCCAAAATTATGGAAGAATTGAAAAATACAAAAGGTGTGTCTGATATAACATCTAATGCTAAATTAGGTAGAGAAGAATATAAACTCGATATTAATTATGGAACTTTGGCGGTTACAGGTCTTACGGTAAAAGACGTTGCAAATACTTTACGTATTGCATTCGATGGAGTCAGAGCCACATCAGTAGTCAGAAATAACGAGGAAATTGATATCCGAGTTCGTTTTCCTGCTGAACATAGACAGGACGTTCGAAATGTATTAGGGTTACAAATACGTAATCGGGAAGGTAAACTAGTCCCAATTAAATCCTTTGCAAAACTTTCAAAGGTCAGAGCGGAAACAGCCATACATCATACAGAAGGGGATGTTACAACTACCGTATTGGCTCAGACTACCGTAACCACTGTTCCTCAAAAAGTTATAGATAGTGTAATTAAAAAATTTAGTCCTGAATTAAAAGATTATCCCGGGGTCAGTTTTTCCTACGGAGGGGAAGCAGAAAAATCTAAGGAATCTGTCAAATCTCTATTATTCGCATTCATTGGTGGGATAATCGCTATTTACCTTGTGATCACATTATTATTTGGGTCGATTACACAACCTACAATTGTCCTCTTAGCTATTCCATTCGGGTTAATTGGTGTAATCTGGTCTTTTTATTTTCATGGAAGGCCTTTTTCTTTTTTAGGTTTAATAGGTGTAATCGGTCTATCAGGAATCGTTGTGAATAATTCAATTATGATGGTAGAGTTCATAAATAAAATTGTAGTCGATAAAATGGCAAATGTCAAAAAATTTAGTTCGAAGGAATTGATTGATGATATTATTGAAGGAGCTGAAAGACGACTTCGACCAATTGTAATCACAACGGCTACAACTGTTTTCGGATTATTACCCACTGCCTATGGAATCGGTGGGGCAGATCCATTTATAGAACCTATGGTTCTTGCACTTGCATATGGAATTATCGTATCTACATTTATTACTTTGATTTTAATTCCTGCGTTTTATATGGCAAATTTGGATGGCTATTTTTTCGGCCAACGTCTATTGGGCTTTGTTAAGGAAAAGTTCGGGAAACAAAATTCTATTGATCCAGAAACTCAAGAGTCCGTTACTTAA
- a CDS encoding DUF1343 domain-containing protein, which translates to MNYKKLFKKFQDSRVGMLTNQSAFSNGKYHFEIIKESLDLKIIFIPEHGLFAELQDQVSGSNLKYDFGDVKMENLYGDEENSLFVREETLKELDLIVFDIRDVGARYYTFLTSCYYILNSVAKYNSAATSHSIEILVIDSPNPAGRKVEGSPLQKKYSSFVGVETVLHRHGLTIAEMMQYYKNEFNLKVKIHTIPIGIFYENKDDVFLWVPPSPNIPAATTCYVYSGQCLLEGTNLSEGRGTTRPFETFGAPYIQMQEESLLARLNEFQSDTFILRPLIFMPTFHKHAGKLCGGFQILLTKKNKFHSLLFTLHLLRTLREFYPNDFQFLQGVYEFRSDRSAIELLAGDDKILNFLNGESNYLELEDYFKEEEWSWKRKIKQFLS; encoded by the coding sequence ATGAACTATAAAAAACTATTTAAAAAATTTCAAGACTCGCGTGTAGGAATGCTCACAAACCAAAGTGCGTTTTCAAATGGGAAATACCATTTCGAAATAATAAAAGAAAGTCTAGATTTAAAAATTATTTTTATTCCTGAGCATGGACTGTTTGCTGAATTACAAGATCAGGTATCGGGTAGTAATCTCAAGTATGACTTTGGGGATGTGAAGATGGAAAATCTTTACGGAGACGAAGAAAACTCGTTATTCGTAAGAGAAGAAACTTTAAAAGAACTGGATTTAATTGTATTTGATATAAGGGATGTGGGAGCAAGATACTATACATTTCTAACTAGTTGTTATTATATTTTAAATAGTGTCGCCAAATACAATTCTGCCGCTACTTCGCATTCAATAGAAATTCTAGTCATTGATTCGCCAAATCCCGCCGGAAGAAAAGTAGAAGGCTCACCCTTACAAAAGAAATATTCTTCCTTCGTGGGTGTGGAAACTGTATTACACCGTCACGGACTTACGATTGCGGAAATGATGCAGTATTACAAAAATGAATTTAACCTAAAAGTAAAAATTCATACAATTCCAATTGGAATATTTTATGAAAATAAAGATGATGTATTTCTTTGGGTTCCTCCTTCTCCTAATATTCCTGCGGCTACTACTTGTTATGTGTATTCGGGTCAATGTCTTTTAGAGGGAACAAATCTTTCGGAGGGCAGGGGAACCACTAGACCATTTGAAACTTTTGGTGCACCCTATATTCAAATGCAAGAGGAAAGTTTACTTGCAAGACTAAATGAATTTCAATCTGATACTTTCATCTTGCGCCCTTTGATTTTTATGCCAACTTTCCACAAACACGCAGGAAAATTGTGTGGTGGATTTCAAATTCTTCTGACTAAAAAAAATAAATTCCATAGCCTTTTGTTTACTCTTCATCTACTTAGAACGTTAAGAGAATTTTATCCCAATGATTTTCAATTTCTCCAAGGGGTTTATGAATTTCGTTCAGATCGTAGCGCCATAGAGCTATTAGCCGGTGATGATAAAATATTAAATTTTTTAAATGGAGAATCTAATTATTTAGAATTGGAAGACTATTTTAAAGAGGAAGAATGGAGTTGGAAAAGGAAAATAAAACAATTTTTGTCATGA
- a CDS encoding transposase yields MEIAIFLIEEAIRRGIKFEFVVADAWYGSSPNFTDYLEAKGLKYIVSIKSNRNIFYKFPNDLKSSEHKISELLTLMLTHFALDIKLSDGSNKKIYFVRMDLKVKG; encoded by the coding sequence ATAGAGATTGCGATTTTTCTAATAGAAGAAGCTATTCGACGAGGAATCAAATTTGAATTCGTTGTTGCAGATGCATGGTATGGTTCTAGCCCTAATTTTACTGACTATTTAGAGGCTAAAGGTTTGAAGTATATTGTATCAATTAAAAGTAATCGAAATATATTTTACAAATTTCCTAATGATTTAAAAAGTAGTGAGCACAAGATAAGTGAGTTACTTACACTCATGCTGACGCATTTCGCCCTTGATATTAAATTATCAGATGGTTCGAACAAGAAAATTTATTTTGTTAGGATGGATTTAAAAGTAAAAGGTTAA